The DNA window TCGCCCAAGAGCTTCGAGGATGCGATCCGTTCGGGGGTCGCCCGCGCCTCGAAGACGCTCGAGGGGATCCAGGGAGCCTGGATCAAGGAACAGAAAATCATTGTAACAGGAGGGAAAGTCACCGAATTCCGTGTGAACATGAGTGTGACCTTTCTCCTGAAGGATTGATCCCGGTCCGGGGGGACACGATCACCGGCAGGAATCGTTCCTTGAAATGACGCGCTAAGAAATCCGCAGGTGGCAACCGGCGGACTTGGAGGATGGGGCGAGAACGGCCCCGGACTTTTTCCTCTGCTTCCCTTCCGGTCCGGCAGGCAGGGAAAGGAGCCGAAGCTTCCCCCAGGGATGCGGATCAGGTATTTCGTTCCTTCCTCCATCCGGCTTCCCGTCTGGAACGTCCCGCAGCGGGATTCGACGATGTGCCTGGCGATGGGAAGCCCCAGGCCGGGTCCCCCGAGTTCGCGGGACCTCGCCTTGTCGACCCGGTAGAACCGTTCGATAGGAATCTCCTTTTTCTCTCGTCGCGGCCGGGAGGGGGACTCGCCTCTTCCGGAGAGTCCGTACGGACTGCAAACCCCGTGCAGACAACGACCATTCGGAGGGCGAAAAAGGAGAGTCCCCGGAGGTAACGCATGGAAATCCTGCTCGACCCTCACCTCTGGGCCAGTCTGCTGACCCTGACGGTCCTGGAAATCATCCTGGGCATCGACAATCTGATCTTCATCTCCCTCGTGTCCAACCGCCTG is part of the Candidatus Deferrimicrobiaceae bacterium genome and encodes:
- a CDS encoding dodecin family protein, with product MSATSEKGAAGSVAKVVEITASSPKSFEDAIRSGVARASKTLEGIQGAWIKEQKIIVTGGKVTEFRVNMSVTFLLKD